The genomic interval GAGCACAAATTCAAGGTAAGGACGAAGACCATGCGTGATAGTGAGCGCTTCGGCACGTCCATCAGAGTTAGAAATCATTGCAAGGCGGTATGTAGGCTGCAGGGCTTTGAGAACCGCTTCGGTGTCAGGCAAAAGGTAACGCCAGAGGTTGCTGCGCTGGTGTTCAGCCAGAATCACTTCTTGAACGAAGGTAGAGCGGTCAGGCGAAAGCTAAAAAGGGAGGTCAAGGGCAGTCAGTAGTGTCTCGAAGAAAATCGGCAAGCGGGAAGCATCGGTGGTTTGTTGATGTTGCTGCACAAGCTGGCTCATGGCTTCAGTAGCGCAGGAGACCGCCTGAAAGAAACGCATTTCACTCAGCGCATACTGGTAGCGTTCTTGAAATTGTTCGTAGAAGAAAGGATAGCTGAGATGCAAAAGCGTGCCGCCAAGGTCGAAGAGAATGGCGCGCACATCTTTGGGGTTAAATGGTGTAGCCCGTAACATGGTGTTTGGTAAAATTCTGTTATTGCAATTTACACCCAAAAAACTCAAAGCAAAAATATAAGCACAAAAAGGGAAACGCCGGTAGTTATGACGGCAGGTCTTAGTTGGCAGAGCTTTTCTGTAGCAGGGCGGACAGTTTTAGACGTTTTCACTGAAATAGCGGTCGTGTGTGGGCATCTTTGCGAAGGTAAGTTTGTAGATGTCCCTCTCCTTGCTAAGGAGAGGGGGGTAGGCGAGCGGCTTGATAGCTACACCTGTGGAGTGGGTACTGGTTCAACAGCAGCAGGAGCGGTCGCTCGTGAAGGCAGAGCATCTAAGAAGGGCACGAGCGACGCTTGCTCCTCAGCACTTAGGCGAATAGCTTCAAAAGTGCAGTTCTTTGCCTTGGGGTGCGTGAGCGAAAGCACGGCAAGCTCCGCTACGTCACTGCGGTCAATTACTCCTGTGATGCGGTCGCCAATGTCAAGTTGCAGCTTGTGCTTTAGAGGCTCACCATCTTTCAAGCCGCCCGGACGAATAATTGTGAAGGTGCGTCCATTGGACGAGAAGACTTGCTCTAAATGACGCTCCGCGCGGCGCTTTTGCGAAAGAATTCCGCCGTAGAGATTGAGCGGGTGAAAAGGCTTGGTGGTAGCGATGGAACTAATAAGAATAAAGTGCCTAACGCCCGCATTGGCGGCAGCGTCAATGAGACGAATGGTACCATCCCCGTCAACTTGCACAGGTGAGCTTTCGCCAAAGAGCGAGGTGGCACCTACGGCACAAATCACGGCATCGCAACCACGCACGCAGCGCTGCACAGCCAGTTCATTCTGCAAGCGACCCAGTTCCACTTCAAGGTCACGAAACTCAGCCAGTTTGTCGGCTTTGCGTGCAAAGGCACGTGTCGTGATACCGTAGTGCTGCAGACGGCGAATAACCCAAAGCCCAGTGCGTCCTGTTGCGCCAGCAACCAAGACTTTTCCACGAAACGACATACTGCTGCAAAAAGGTTAAAGGTTACTTCAAGATTACTTCAGAAAAGAGAGCGTAGAGGTATTCTCCCACAGTGAGTAGTGGATAGAATACACCACGCCTGCGTCAACAATACTATGCAGCACCACAATTCCCCAGACATCACGGAAGAAAAAGTAAAGCATTGACCAGCAAATCACTAGCGCGACTTGGAAGGGGAAAAAAAGCTGCTTGAAGATGACCTTATCGGGCGGTAAGTCCGCAATAGAGACGACATGCGGTGGCAAGGCATTAATCCAGAGCACCCCATGAATAAAGCCGCTAAAGACCATAAACATTAAAACACCCCCCATGAAGAGGTAAGGTGCTTTATTTGTAAAGCGCTGCACCAATTTTTCGCCAAATTTGAAAACCGAAAGGAAGATGAAGGTTTCGCAGGCACCGTTGAGAATAGCAAAGATAAAAAAGGTGCT from Chloroherpetonaceae bacterium carries:
- a CDS encoding SDR family oxidoreductase, producing the protein MSFRGKVLVAGATGRTGLWVIRRLQHYGITTRAFARKADKLAEFRDLEVELGRLQNELAVQRCVRGCDAVICAVGATSLFGESSPVQVDGDGTIRLIDAAANAGVRHFILISSIATTKPFHPLNLYGGILSQKRRAERHLEQVFSSNGRTFTIIRPGGLKDGEPLKHKLQLDIGDRITGVIDRSDVAELAVLSLTHPKAKNCTFEAIRLSAEEQASLVPFLDALPSRATAPAAVEPVPTPQV